The DNA window CGATGGCCGGCGGGGTTATCTGTATCACCTGGCCGTGGCGGCGGAATACCGCAGCCAGGGAATCGCCAGCGCGATGATCGACAGGGCAGTCGACCGTTTGCAGAAATGCGGAGTGCGGCGGGTCAGTATTCATCTGTATGCGGCGAACCGCCCGGGCGCCGCGTTCTGGCAACGACTCGGATGGCGGGAGCGGACCGATCTCCGCGTATACGCCTGGGATATTCCCCACTAACGACCATGGAAGAAAAAGCGGGTAAACACCCCAGGTTGTCAAAAACTTTGGGAAATATCCGGTTTTACCCTACCAGCGGAGTGTGAGGTCGTTATAATTGCGGCACCAACCCACCTCACTGCGGCAACCTTTTGCACCCCACCCACCTGCCCCGCACTAAAACGATAATTCGTTTGGTCCTACCGTGCCTTCAACCATGACAAATGCCTGCCTTTCGTTGGTGCTGCGCACCGGCGTCCTTGTCGCTCGGATTAGCCCCGAGACGCTTCAGGGACCCGCATGCACGCAATTCTTTGGCGAATTGAAACAGGTCATGCACGACGATCGCGTATCACGACTGGTGCTCGACCTGGGACAGGTAGCGGGCTTGATGCCCGAAGCGATCGACCTGATCGCGGAGTTCGGCGGCGACCTGCACTCCGGCGGCGGCTGGATGCGTCTGGCGAATGTTTCGACGACGGTTCGCAATGCACTGACGACGACCAATCTGCCCTACCGCTTCGACATCCGCAGCACGCTGGGCGAAGCAATCGCCTGAGTAGGCGTCGCCGTCGGCTAAGGATTGCCGCCCTGGGCGTTGTGCTGCCTGCTTCTGCTGGTCGAGTTTCTCAAAGTATTTGCCGGGAAAACTTCCCGCGGCAATCCGCAGAAACAAGTGGGATTCCACCGCCGTCGAATCGTGTTTTCCCTGACGCTTCCCCGTAAATGGCGAGTATGCGCCGTGGACAGCGGCGGCCAAACTTCGTAAAACCCGCGACCGATTTTCCGGCCGCGAGTCGTCGTTATCAAAAAATTCGTAATTTCCGGTCAACACGGCCAACCCCGAATTACGATGAAATACTGCTACGCTCGTTGTTTCGATAAAGAGGAACTATCAAATGGTCGCAAACAACTCTCCCCATACGCTTGCCGCCACAACGCCCATCGCTGTTTCCAGCGCAGGCGGCGGTCAGGCCCCCCAGTACCGGGTGCAATACGCGCACGCCGGCCAGGATCTGTGGCGCATGCACTCGCTGTTTCGCCGCCGTGAACAGGCCGAACGCTGTGCTTCCGAGCTGCAAAAAAAAGGGCTCGCGGTGCGTGTGGTAAAGTACCGCATTTGCCCCTCGGCGGCTTGAAGCCGGCGGACAGGAAGAACAGAAGACAAGCCCCGCAACAACCGGGCCGGAATCCACCGACATTCAAACCGTTGACGGGCTTAGAGTCCGTAAAGCGGGCTGAGCTTGTTTCGCAAATGGCGAATCAACGGTTCGTGGGACAGCGGCTTGCCGGTGATGTTCTGCACCAGTTCACTGGCCGAGTAACATTGGCCTGGCGCGTGGATTTTCTCGTTCAGCCATGTCAGCAACGGGGCGAATTCGCCGGCCGCAAACTGCGAAGCCAGCCCGCCCAGATCGGCGTCGGCCTGTTCATAGAACTGGGCCGCATACAGGTTCCCCAGGGCATAGGTCGGGAAATAGCCGATTAACGCGGCGCTCCAGTGCACATCCTGCAGAATGCCGTCGGCATCGTCGGGCGGTTCGATCCCCAGGTATTCGCGGTACTTCTCCCGCCAGGCGCCGGCTGCGTCGCCCGGAGCCAGGTCACCGGTCAGTAACGCTTGTTCCAGCTCAAAGCGGATGATGATGTGCAGGTTGTAGGTAGCTTCGTCGGCCTCCACCCGAATCAGCGAAGGACGCACATCGTTCACGGCGAAGTAAAATTCTTCCAGCGAAACATCCGCCAGCGTCGGCAGGAACATCCCCTGGGCGACCGGGTAAAAGTGCTCCCAGAAAGCCCGGCTGCGACCGACGAAATTCTCCCACATGCGGCTCTGGGATTCATGGATGCCCAGGGAGACAAAGTTGCCCGGCGGCAAGCCGCGCCATGCTGCGCGCAGTCCCTGTTCATACATGCCATGCCCTGCTTCATGGAGCACGCCGAAAAAGGCGCCAGGGAAATGGCGCTCGTCGTAACGGGTGGTGATGCGGCAGTCGTGCGGGCCCAGATCGGTACAGAACGGATGATGGGTCACATCCAGCCGCCCCCGGTCAAAGTCAAAGCCAACCTTTTTCGCCGCATGCAGGGCGAACGCCTCCTGGCCGGCTTTGGGATAAAGACGCGTCAGCAGCCCGGCGTCGGGTTTCTGGGGACTGGCGGCGATCTCAGCCACCAGCGGAGCCAGTTCGGCGCGTAACGCCGAGAGCACCCGGGCCACGTTGGCGGTGCGTTCGTTCGGCTCGTAATCATCGAGCAGAGCGTCATAGATATGGTCTTCGTAGCCGAAGGCTTCCGCCTGCTGCCGGCGGAGGTCGATGTTCTTTGTCAGGAACGGCACAAACGCGGCAAAGTCGTTCGTTTTTCGGGATTCGACCCAGGCCTGCTGTCCCAGGACCTGCGCCCTGGCCAGTTCTTCGACCAGTGACTGGGGCAAGCGGGTCTGCTTCTCATAGTCCCGCTGCATCATACGGATGACCGTACCGGGATCGCTGTGCAGATCGGCGGCCAGAGGGCTTTCGGCCAGTTCGCCCAGCCATTCGCCCAGCTGCGGAGCGGTCCGTTTCTGGTGGGTCAACCCGGACAGGTACGTGATCTGTTCAGCGCGAAATTCGCCGCCGGATTTGGGCAGATAGGTTCGCTCATCCCATTCCAGGGTCGACCCGATCGTACTAAGCAGGTCAATTTCATGGGCGTGGCGGCGGACATTTTCCAGGAGTTGTTCGGGAGTCGGCATCCCACTACCTTCCTTGTTAGAGGTGCTGTTGATCGCGGGGGCGGAAAGCCAGATTCAGCCTTCCAGTTCAGCCATGGCTTCATCAGGAATATTGAAGTTGGCGGAGACGGACTGCACATCGTCGTGGTCGTCGAGGAGGTCC is part of the Lignipirellula cremea genome and encodes:
- a CDS encoding GNAT family N-acetyltransferase — protein: MFEIVDLVKDDYQAATRLWQATPGIGEVETEEEFKTYLERNPGLSTAAWSQGDLVGAMLCGHDGRRGYLYHLAVAAEYRSQGIASAMIDRAVDRLQKCGVRRVSIHLYAANRPGAAFWQRLGWRERTDLRVYAWDIPH
- a CDS encoding STAS domain-containing protein, which codes for MHDDRVSRLVLDLGQVAGLMPEAIDLIAEFGGDLHSGGGWMRLANVSTTVRNALTTTNLPYRFDIRSTLGEAIA
- a CDS encoding carboxypeptidase M32, with protein sequence MPTPEQLLENVRRHAHEIDLLSTIGSTLEWDERTYLPKSGGEFRAEQITYLSGLTHQKRTAPQLGEWLGELAESPLAADLHSDPGTVIRMMQRDYEKQTRLPQSLVEELARAQVLGQQAWVESRKTNDFAAFVPFLTKNIDLRRQQAEAFGYEDHIYDALLDDYEPNERTANVARVLSALRAELAPLVAEIAASPQKPDAGLLTRLYPKAGQEAFALHAAKKVGFDFDRGRLDVTHHPFCTDLGPHDCRITTRYDERHFPGAFFGVLHEAGHGMYEQGLRAAWRGLPPGNFVSLGIHESQSRMWENFVGRSRAFWEHFYPVAQGMFLPTLADVSLEEFYFAVNDVRPSLIRVEADEATYNLHIIIRFELEQALLTGDLAPGDAAGAWREKYREYLGIEPPDDADGILQDVHWSAALIGYFPTYALGNLYAAQFYEQADADLGGLASQFAAGEFAPLLTWLNEKIHAPGQCYSASELVQNITGKPLSHEPLIRHLRNKLSPLYGL